In Pseudoliparis swirei isolate HS2019 ecotype Mariana Trench chromosome 9, NWPU_hadal_v1, whole genome shotgun sequence, a genomic segment contains:
- the pfkfb1 gene encoding 6-phosphofructo-2-kinase/fructose-2,6-bisphosphatase 1 isoform X7: MSCSRASRSSSVPQFCNSPTMIVMVGLPARGKTYISKKLTRYLNWIGVPTKMFNVGQYRREAVKIYKNFEFFKPDNEEAMRIRKACASAALKDVAAYFSKDQGQIAVFDATNTTRERRTLILTYAKERGYKVFFVESICDDPEIIAENIKQVKLGSPDYVDRDTDEALLDFSQRIECYRASYMPIDNEKDRNLSYIKIFDVGSRYLVNRVQDHIQSRIVYYLMNIHVTPRAIYLSRHGESELNLLGYIGGDSGLSPRGQKYANALATFIRGQNIRDLKVWTSHMKRTIQTAEALGVQYEQWKALNEIDAGVCEELTYEEIQKNFPEEFALRDQDKYRYRYPKGESYEDLVHRLEPVIMELERQENVLVVCHQAVFRCLLAYFLDKPADELPYLRCPLHTVLKLTPVAYGCQVESFFLNIEAVNTHRERPVNVDINRNPEEALLTAPDHP, encoded by the exons ATGTCCTGCAGCAGAGCCTCACGGAGTT CCTCGGTGCCtcagttctgtaactctcccaCAATGATTGTGATGGTGGGGTTGCCGGCCAGAGGAAAGACGTACATCTCCAAGAAGCTCACTCGCTACCTAAACTGGATCGGAGTGCCGACAAAAA TGTTTAACGTGGGCCAGTACCGCAGAGAGGCTGTCAAGATCTATAAGAACTTTGAATTCTTCAAACCCgacaatgaggaggccatgaggaTCCGCAA GGCCTGTGCATCAGCTGCCCTCAAAGATGTCGCCGCCTACTTCTCAAAGGACCAGGGACAAATAGCC GTATTTGATGCTACCAACACCACCAGGGAGAGGAGGACGCTCATCCTGACTTATGCAAAGGAGAGAGGCTACaaa GTGTTCTTTGTGGAGTCAATCTGTGACGACCCAGAAATCATTGCAGAGAATATTAAG CAAGTAAAATTAGGGAGTCCGGATTACGTGGATCGTGACACAGATGAGGCCTTGTTGGACTTCAGCCAGCGCATTGAGTGTTACAGGGCTAGCTACATGCCCATAGACAACGAGAAAGACAG GAACCTCTCCTATATCAAGATCTTCGACGTGGGCAGTAGATACCTGGTGAACCGGGTCCAGGACCACATTCAAAGCAGGATAGTCTACTACCTCATGAACATCCATGTCACGCCAAGAGCCATCTACCTGAGCCGCCACGGTGAGAGTGAACTCAACCTGTTAGGGTACATTGGTGGAGACTCAGGCCTCTCTCCGAGAGGACAAAAG TATGCCAATGCCTTGGCGACCTTCATCAGAGGTCAGAATATCAGAGACCTGAAGGTGTGGACGAGCCACATGAAGAGGACCATCCAGACTGCAGAAGCTCTGGGAGTCCAGTATGAACAGTGGAAGGCCCTCAATGAGATAGACGCT GGTGTATGTGAGGAGCTCACCTACGAAGAGATTCAGAAGAATTTCCCCGAAGAGTTTGCACTAAGAGACCAGGACAAGTATCGTTATCGTTACCCAAAGGGTGAG TCCTATGAGGACCTTGTCCATCGTCTAGAGCCGGTGATCATGGAGCTGGAGAGGCAGGAAAACGTTCTGGTCGTCTGCCACCAAGCCGTATTTCGCTGCCTGTTGGCCTACTTTCTAGACAAACCTGCAG ATGAGCTACCTTATCTAAGATGCCCACTTCACACAGTGCTCAAACTCACACCAGTAGCTTACG GGTGTCAAGTGGAATCCTTTTTCCTCAATATTGAAGCAGTCAACACGCACAGAGAGAGGCCAGTG AATGTGGACATCAACAGAAACCCAGAGGAGGCTCTGCTGACGGCTCCTGACCACCCGTAA